One genomic region from Chelmon rostratus isolate fCheRos1 chromosome 11, fCheRos1.pri, whole genome shotgun sequence encodes:
- the zmp:0000000755 gene encoding phosphofurin acidic cluster sorting protein 2 isoform X2 has product MMAAAVERGGVRAAFLNPSSGGGGGPAPTTLPTGALAGAVVLGSGSMPVPMNLFATWEIDRSSPSCVPRLCTLTLKKLVVLKELDKELNSLSIAVKIQGSKRLLRSNEYVLPPSGLMETDLELTFSLQYPHFLKRDANRLQIMLQRRKRYKNRTILGYKTLAVGVINMAEVMQHPTDGGQILGLHSNVKEAPVRVAEISVYSLSSQPIDHEDGSSQAGRKTKTSDRSPDMDNYSEEDDDSYSSEQEASDDAVHGQDLYDEDDEVRKPKKPRRKMIRTTSMTRQPNFKQKFVALLKRFKVTDEVLDSDPVDQTQEVEEDLDLLYDSLEVYNQSDSGPEMEDNESVLSTPKPKLKPFFEGMSHSSSQTEIGSIHSQKSQQRELSCPIGDFLTVDRCKVQGARYQDDSITDTTVGEPEPDDSGPGPGEVSSWDVNTERMTSTVGKLCKTESQNHMSPSKVENRLQRRPRSTSMKDRQNSKAQSDRTSSMESECSPDSRLIAQVPRKSVYDQLNQILISDERLPESIILINTMEWQGQYVAELLHEQAQPIVSTCSAADVQAAFNTIVTRIQRFCNCNAQTPPTMKVAVAGDQSYLSTILRFFVEQLANKTPDWLSYIRFLVIPIGSHPLAKYVASFDSRFNSIFMDTAWRELFCRTERPASDNIDVAGRVVQYLAGANVSHQFPISEAMLTYKQKSPDEDSCQKFVPFIGVVKVGIVEQSLSTSVDSDDAMGGNASILSSPTPPSAGPYGKEIGGTPPQSPSVSTALSGAGSPCSGSEVMGLQVDYWTWQGPEKKKEGEKRDVGLKNTLKSNFRSLQVSRLPCGGELTPPPSMAMTVVTKEKNKKVIFLSKKPKEKELDSKSQVIDGISRLICTAKHQHTMLRVTIDGVEWNDVKFFQLAAQWPTHVKHFPVGIFGYTKPV; this is encoded by the exons GCTCTGCACCCTCACACTGAAAAAGCTGGTCGTCCTCAAAGAACTGGATAAAGAGCTGAATTCCCTGTCCATAGCTGTCAAAATACAG GGTTCTAAGCGCCTTCTGAGATCAAATGAATATGTCCTCCCACCCAGTGGACTGATGGAGACAGATCTGGAGCTTACATTCTCACTACAG TACCCCCATTTTCTGAAGCGGGATGCCAACAGACTGCAGATtatgctgcagaggaggaaacgCTACAAGAATCGAACCATCCTGGGCTACAAAACTTTGGCTGTGGGAGTTATCAATATGGCTGAG GTGATGCAACACCCGACAGACGGGGGACAGATTCTGGGTCTCCATAGCAACGTGAAGGAGGCGCCAGTGCGTGTGGCGGAGATCAGCGTGTACTCTCTGTCCAGCCAGCCCATCGACCACGAGGATGGTAGCAGCCAGGCTGGCCGCAAGACCAAAACCTCAG ACCGCTCCCCAGACATGGATAACTATTCTGAGGAGGACGATGACAGCTACTCGTCAGAGCAGGAAGCCAGTGATGACGCAGTCCATGGTCAG GATCTTTATGATGAAGACGACGAAGTCAGGAAGCCGAAGAAACCCCGGAGGAAAATGATCCGAACCACCTCCATGACCAGA CAACCTAACTTCAAGCAGAAGTTTGTGGCCTTGCTGAAGAGGTTCAAGGTAACAGATGAG GTCCTGGACTCTGACCCAGTTGACCAGacgcaggaggtggaggaggatctGGACTTACTCTACGACAGTCTGGAAGTGTACAACCAGAGCGACAGTGGGCCGGAGATGGAGGACAACGAGAGTGTCCTGAGCACGCCCAAGCCCAAACTCAA gCCGTTTTTTGAAGGCATGTCTCACTCCAGCTCCCAGACAGAAATTGGAAGCATACACAGCCAAAAAAGTCAGCAGAGAGAGCTGTCATGTCCT ATTGGAGACTTTCTGACTGTGGACAGATGTAAAGTGCAAGGGGCCCGGTATCAAGATGACAGCATCACAGATACAACCGTTGGG GAGCCAGAGCCTGATGACAGCGGGCCAGGGCCGGGGGAGGTGAGCAGCTGGGATGTCAACACTGAACGGATGACCAGCACTGTTGGCAAGCTCTGCAAGACAGAGTCCCAAAACCACATGTCTCCAAG TAAAGTGGAGAACAGGCTGCAGAGGCGTCCTCGCAGCACCTccatgaaagacagacagaactCCAAGGCCCAGAGCGACAGGACCAGCAGCATGGAGAGCGAGTGCTCCCCAGACTCGCGACTCATAGCACAG GTTCCCAGGAAGTCTGTGTATGACCAGCTGAACCAGATTCTCATTTCTGATGAGCGCCTGCCGGAGAGCATCATCCTCATCAACACCATGGAGTGGCaaggacag tatGTAGCTGAGTTGCTCCATGAACAGGCCCAGCCCATTGTGTCCACCTGCTCTGCTGCCGATGTTCAGGCCGCCTTCAACACCATCGTTACTCGCATCCAGAGATT CTGTAACTGCAACGCACAGACACCCCCAACGATGAAGGTGGCGGTGGCAGGCGACCAGAGTTACCTCAGCACCATCCTGAGGTTCTTTGTGGAGCAGCTGGCCAACAAGACACCTGACTGGCTCAGTTACATACGCTTCCTGGTCATCCCTATAG GCTCTCATCCCCTGGCAAAGTATGTGGCCTCGTTTGACAGCAGGTTCAACAGCATCTTTATGGACACTGCATGGAGGGAGCTGTTCTGCAGGACGGAACGGCCCGCCTCAG ataACATAGATGTAGCAGGGCGAGTCGTTCAGTATCTGGCCGGTGCCAACGTGTCTCACCAGTTCCCCATCTCAGAGGCCATGCTCACCTACAAACAGAAGAG cCCTGACGAGGACTCCTGTCAGAAATTTGTGCCATTTATTGGG gttGTGAAAGTTGGGATTGTGGAGCAAAGCCTCTCAACTTCAG TGGACTCAGATGATGCGATGGGGGGAAACGCAAGCATCCTGTCCTCCCCAACGCCCCCATCGGCTGGTCCGTACGGGAAGGAGATTGGGGGCACCCCCCCGCAGTCTCCCTCCGTGTCCACTGCCCTTTCTGGAGCTGG ttcTCCGTGTTCGGGCAGCGAAGTGATGGGGCTCCAGGTGGACTACTGGACGTGGCAAGgcccagagaagaagaaagagggggagaagagagaCGTGGGACTGAAGAACACCCTGAAGAGTAATTTCCGCTCACTGCAAGTCAGCCGCCTGCCTTGTGGAGGGGAGCTCACCCCTCCACCCAGCATGGCCATGACTGTCGTCACcaaggagaagaacaagaaag TGATTTTTCTCAGCAAGAAGCCCAAGGAGAAAGAGCTGGACTCTAAGAGCCAAGTGATTGATGGTATCAGCAGGTTGATCTGCACAGCCAAGCACCAGCACACCATGCTGAGAG TCACTATTGACGGAGTGGAGTGGAATGATGTGAAGTTTTTCCAGCTCGCTGCCCAGTGGCCAACACATGTCAAGCACTTCCCAGTGGGAATCTTTGGTTACACTAAGCCCGTGTGA
- the zmp:0000000755 gene encoding phosphofurin acidic cluster sorting protein 2 isoform X1, whose protein sequence is MMAAAVERGGVRAAFLNPSSGGGGGPAPTTLPTGALAGAVVLGSGSMPVPMNLFATWEIDRSSPSCVPRLCTLTLKKLVVLKELDKELNSLSIAVKIQGSKRLLRSNEYVLPPSGLMETDLELTFSLQYPHFLKRDANRLQIMLQRRKRYKNRTILGYKTLAVGVINMAEVMQHPTDGGQILGLHSNVKEAPVRVAEISVYSLSSQPIDHEDGSSQAGRKTKTSDRSPDMDNYSEEDDDSYSSEQEASDDAVHGQDLYDEDDEVRKPKKPRRKMIRTTSMTRQPNFKQKFVALLKRFKVTDEVLDSDPVDQTQEVEEDLDLLYDSLEVYNQSDSGPEMEDNESVLSTPKPKLKPFFEGMSHSSSQTEIGSIHSQKSQQRELSCPIGDFLTVDRCKVQGARYQDDSITDTTVGEPEPDDSGPGPGEVSSWDVNTERMTSTVGKLCKTESQNHMSPSKVENRLQRRPRSTSMKDRQNSKAQSDRTSSMESECSPDSRLIAQVPRKSVYDQLNQILISDERLPESIILINTMEWQGQYVAELLHEQAQPIVSTCSAADVQAAFNTIVTRIQRFCNCNAQTPPTMKVAVAGDQSYLSTILRFFVEQLANKTPDWLSYIRFLVIPIGSHPLAKYVASFDSRFNSIFMDTAWRELFCRTERPASDNIDVAGRVVQYLAGANVSHQFPISEAMLTYKQKRKRSLYFDFYISPDEDSCQKFVPFIGVVKVGIVEQSLSTSVDSDDAMGGNASILSSPTPPSAGPYGKEIGGTPPQSPSVSTALSGAGSPCSGSEVMGLQVDYWTWQGPEKKKEGEKRDVGLKNTLKSNFRSLQVSRLPCGGELTPPPSMAMTVVTKEKNKKVIFLSKKPKEKELDSKSQVIDGISRLICTAKHQHTMLRVTIDGVEWNDVKFFQLAAQWPTHVKHFPVGIFGYTKPV, encoded by the exons GCTCTGCACCCTCACACTGAAAAAGCTGGTCGTCCTCAAAGAACTGGATAAAGAGCTGAATTCCCTGTCCATAGCTGTCAAAATACAG GGTTCTAAGCGCCTTCTGAGATCAAATGAATATGTCCTCCCACCCAGTGGACTGATGGAGACAGATCTGGAGCTTACATTCTCACTACAG TACCCCCATTTTCTGAAGCGGGATGCCAACAGACTGCAGATtatgctgcagaggaggaaacgCTACAAGAATCGAACCATCCTGGGCTACAAAACTTTGGCTGTGGGAGTTATCAATATGGCTGAG GTGATGCAACACCCGACAGACGGGGGACAGATTCTGGGTCTCCATAGCAACGTGAAGGAGGCGCCAGTGCGTGTGGCGGAGATCAGCGTGTACTCTCTGTCCAGCCAGCCCATCGACCACGAGGATGGTAGCAGCCAGGCTGGCCGCAAGACCAAAACCTCAG ACCGCTCCCCAGACATGGATAACTATTCTGAGGAGGACGATGACAGCTACTCGTCAGAGCAGGAAGCCAGTGATGACGCAGTCCATGGTCAG GATCTTTATGATGAAGACGACGAAGTCAGGAAGCCGAAGAAACCCCGGAGGAAAATGATCCGAACCACCTCCATGACCAGA CAACCTAACTTCAAGCAGAAGTTTGTGGCCTTGCTGAAGAGGTTCAAGGTAACAGATGAG GTCCTGGACTCTGACCCAGTTGACCAGacgcaggaggtggaggaggatctGGACTTACTCTACGACAGTCTGGAAGTGTACAACCAGAGCGACAGTGGGCCGGAGATGGAGGACAACGAGAGTGTCCTGAGCACGCCCAAGCCCAAACTCAA gCCGTTTTTTGAAGGCATGTCTCACTCCAGCTCCCAGACAGAAATTGGAAGCATACACAGCCAAAAAAGTCAGCAGAGAGAGCTGTCATGTCCT ATTGGAGACTTTCTGACTGTGGACAGATGTAAAGTGCAAGGGGCCCGGTATCAAGATGACAGCATCACAGATACAACCGTTGGG GAGCCAGAGCCTGATGACAGCGGGCCAGGGCCGGGGGAGGTGAGCAGCTGGGATGTCAACACTGAACGGATGACCAGCACTGTTGGCAAGCTCTGCAAGACAGAGTCCCAAAACCACATGTCTCCAAG TAAAGTGGAGAACAGGCTGCAGAGGCGTCCTCGCAGCACCTccatgaaagacagacagaactCCAAGGCCCAGAGCGACAGGACCAGCAGCATGGAGAGCGAGTGCTCCCCAGACTCGCGACTCATAGCACAG GTTCCCAGGAAGTCTGTGTATGACCAGCTGAACCAGATTCTCATTTCTGATGAGCGCCTGCCGGAGAGCATCATCCTCATCAACACCATGGAGTGGCaaggacag tatGTAGCTGAGTTGCTCCATGAACAGGCCCAGCCCATTGTGTCCACCTGCTCTGCTGCCGATGTTCAGGCCGCCTTCAACACCATCGTTACTCGCATCCAGAGATT CTGTAACTGCAACGCACAGACACCCCCAACGATGAAGGTGGCGGTGGCAGGCGACCAGAGTTACCTCAGCACCATCCTGAGGTTCTTTGTGGAGCAGCTGGCCAACAAGACACCTGACTGGCTCAGTTACATACGCTTCCTGGTCATCCCTATAG GCTCTCATCCCCTGGCAAAGTATGTGGCCTCGTTTGACAGCAGGTTCAACAGCATCTTTATGGACACTGCATGGAGGGAGCTGTTCTGCAGGACGGAACGGCCCGCCTCAG ataACATAGATGTAGCAGGGCGAGTCGTTCAGTATCTGGCCGGTGCCAACGTGTCTCACCAGTTCCCCATCTCAGAGGCCATGCTCACCTACAAACAGAAGAG GAAAAGGAGtttgtattttgatttttaCATCAG cCCTGACGAGGACTCCTGTCAGAAATTTGTGCCATTTATTGGG gttGTGAAAGTTGGGATTGTGGAGCAAAGCCTCTCAACTTCAG TGGACTCAGATGATGCGATGGGGGGAAACGCAAGCATCCTGTCCTCCCCAACGCCCCCATCGGCTGGTCCGTACGGGAAGGAGATTGGGGGCACCCCCCCGCAGTCTCCCTCCGTGTCCACTGCCCTTTCTGGAGCTGG ttcTCCGTGTTCGGGCAGCGAAGTGATGGGGCTCCAGGTGGACTACTGGACGTGGCAAGgcccagagaagaagaaagagggggagaagagagaCGTGGGACTGAAGAACACCCTGAAGAGTAATTTCCGCTCACTGCAAGTCAGCCGCCTGCCTTGTGGAGGGGAGCTCACCCCTCCACCCAGCATGGCCATGACTGTCGTCACcaaggagaagaacaagaaag TGATTTTTCTCAGCAAGAAGCCCAAGGAGAAAGAGCTGGACTCTAAGAGCCAAGTGATTGATGGTATCAGCAGGTTGATCTGCACAGCCAAGCACCAGCACACCATGCTGAGAG TCACTATTGACGGAGTGGAGTGGAATGATGTGAAGTTTTTCCAGCTCGCTGCCCAGTGGCCAACACATGTCAAGCACTTCCCAGTGGGAATCTTTGGTTACACTAAGCCCGTGTGA